One window of Phycisphaerales bacterium AB-hyl4 genomic DNA carries:
- a CDS encoding LamG-like jellyroll fold domain-containing protein — translation MSYAKMNSLLKSLGCAAVLAGSSLGVSVAHADYADTVLNNENLIAYYRLSEDPGETTTATDASGNDHHGTYNGSPLTTTGPMADDGAPSLGDDNLAINFNGEGMIAIDPAAVDKEQVTFTGFFRSTGDSIGQRFYTTQASSSYQFTIAVTETNTLSVTVQKGNDGWTSASIDLSSALDGESALDGEWHHLVVSRGGNNWSDVEIWIDFESVETTQGSPIGQGLAADAIIGARSLHPANAFHGSMDEIAFFEGAFTQSDVDALKAALLVP, via the coding sequence ATGAGTTACGCAAAAATGAACAGTCTGTTGAAATCGCTTGGCTGTGCCGCTGTGTTGGCAGGGTCCAGCCTCGGCGTCAGTGTGGCTCATGCGGACTACGCCGACACTGTGCTGAACAACGAGAATCTGATCGCCTATTACCGTCTTAGTGAGGATCCTGGTGAGACCACGACGGCGACGGATGCGTCCGGCAACGACCATCATGGAACATACAACGGATCGCCGTTGACCACGACAGGCCCCATGGCCGATGACGGAGCGCCCTCGTTGGGTGATGACAACCTGGCGATCAACTTCAATGGTGAAGGCATGATCGCGATCGATCCGGCCGCCGTCGACAAGGAGCAGGTCACATTCACCGGGTTCTTTCGCTCGACAGGTGATTCAATCGGCCAGCGTTTTTATACCACCCAAGCGAGTTCCAGTTATCAATTCACGATTGCCGTGACGGAAACAAACACATTGTCGGTGACCGTTCAGAAGGGGAACGATGGCTGGACCTCGGCGTCTATCGACCTTTCGTCGGCACTGGATGGCGAGTCAGCACTGGATGGTGAATGGCATCATCTGGTTGTCTCACGGGGAGGCAACAACTGGAGCGACGTGGAGATTTGGATTGACTTTGAGTCTGTGGAGACAACACAAGGCTCCCCTATCGGCCAAGGATTAGCCGCCGACGCCATCATCGGCGCTCGAAGCCTTCATCCCGCCAACGCTTTCCACGGCTCAATGGACGAGATTGCGTTCTTCGAGGGTGCCTTCACCCAGTCAGACGTTGATGCGCTCAAAGCTGCACTGCTGGTTCCCTAG
- a CDS encoding PEP-CTERM sorting domain-containing protein, translated as MNRKHLSTTLTVAAAFGMAVASADAALVHDDFNRPNSNTVGTTSDGNDTWTEFEGQADQLTIRNNQLRFTHYATNSSPGLALTDLRLADGIIETQFDVIASDTSYARRSVINYRASSLANAAVHSSNNTFHVVVRGDWSTTVDLELYYGDSRTAGNMLASANISDDTAHYENPFSIRVSFIGNHHQVWIDDELLIDYIDPQNRNAEGAIGLSTNFTTMDVDYFTVIPEPASLALLGLGGLAMLGRRRNRAAQ; from the coding sequence ATGAATCGCAAGCATCTATCTACCACGTTGACAGTCGCCGCCGCCTTTGGCATGGCGGTCGCATCCGCGGATGCGGCCCTCGTGCATGACGATTTCAATCGTCCCAATTCCAACACCGTCGGCACGACATCAGATGGCAACGACACGTGGACCGAATTCGAGGGGCAAGCAGACCAGCTCACCATCCGGAATAATCAGCTTCGGTTCACCCATTACGCCACCAATAGCAGTCCCGGTTTGGCGCTGACCGACCTTCGCCTGGCGGATGGCATCATCGAAACCCAATTCGACGTGATTGCTTCAGACACAAGTTACGCGAGGCGGTCCGTGATCAACTATCGTGCCAGCAGCCTCGCCAATGCTGCAGTTCACAGCTCCAACAACACGTTCCATGTCGTGGTCCGGGGTGATTGGAGCACGACTGTGGACCTTGAATTGTATTATGGAGACTCCCGCACTGCCGGCAACATGCTTGCATCGGCCAACATCTCCGACGACACGGCACATTATGAGAATCCGTTCTCGATCCGCGTGTCGTTCATAGGGAACCACCACCAGGTGTGGATCGATGACGAACTGCTGATCGACTACATCGATCCGCAGAACCGCAACGCTGAAGGGGCGATCGGCCTGAGCACCAATTTCACGACAATGGACGTCGACTACTTCACCGTCATCCCCGAGCCGGCGAGCCTTGCGTTGCTCGGCCTTGGCGGTCTGGCGATGCTCGGTCGTCGGCGGAACCGTGCCGCTCAGTAA